A portion of the Carassius carassius chromosome 42, fCarCar2.1, whole genome shotgun sequence genome contains these proteins:
- the LOC132124331 gene encoding transmembrane protein 108-like isoform X2, with translation MKRSLQVLPHQLLSVLLILSLPVGLVFSAEELDPNQTHRDLVSMSTRSRILTTLSPGPLGWHEGSSTGDLRIQSLASLEAISRPTTVSSSQTAKNTVPSAKFQTIQTTTVGVHSFGPRDHARLRISLSEAEVPQLTTRSMFNRTSSGFFTTKTQDQNFSTNTNKPSTIRRKQVNQSELSSVVHINQTAATGLNSRNQVTNSGSDHSFLSGTKIDVALDGKGLLGTTYTGEMGVKEPTDPIQHVPSSSLTSTFKTHKGQNTDKEASQHTITLRDVSSTENLTLPLGVGRHPFAQTDIQSPPPSPYNHVTISDPTSSAKSRNFVEIQDGRNGTTNITTDSLLSLKDATYVINSTDASWPAVNDLDISEAPSTASGSYMNRQVPATTQGPWGSGNQSGPALGPSHEKYTICLDKMDIVWLVLAISVPVSSCSVLLTVCCMRKKKKSATQENNLSYWNDAITMDYFTRHAVELPCEIQSLETEEQETCLPPNGDYSDSGVVLVNPFCQETLFINRDKASDI, from the exons gtgTTCTGCTGATTCTGTCTTTGCCAGTTGGGCTGGTGTTCTCCGCAGAGGAGCTTGACCCCAACCAAACCCACAGGGACCTTGTCTCCATGTCAACAAGAAGCAGAATCCTCACCACCCTCTCACCGGGGCCCTTGGGCTGGCATGAGGGTTCCAGCACTGGGGATCTGCGTATCCAGTCACTGGCTTCTCTAGAAGCCATCAGTAGACCCACTACTGTTAGCTCTTCCCAGACAGCAAAGAACACTGTACCATCTGCCAAATTTCAAACAATTCAGACAACAACAGTAGGGGTGCATTCTTTTGGTCCCAGGGATCATGCAAGACTCAGAATCTCTCTTTCAGAAGCAGAAGTACCCCAACTGACCACTAGAAGTATGTTCAATAGAACAAGCTCTGGGTTTTTCACCACTAAAACCCAAGACCAGAACTTTAGCACTAATACCAACAAGCCGAGTACAATCAGAAGAAAGCAAGTGAACCAGTCGGAGCTCTCAAGTGTGGTCCATATAAATCAAACCGCTGCTACTGGGTTGAATAGTAGAAACCAAGTCACAAATTCTGGCTCAGATCATTCTTTTCTCTCAGGGACTAAAATTGACGTGGCCCTTGATGGCAAGGGCCTTTTGGGGACCACATACACTGGAGAGATGGGAGTGAAGGAGCCCACTGATCCCATTCAACATGTACCATCATCTTCATTGACTTCAACCTTCAAAACCCACAAAGGGCAAAACACGGATAAGGAGGCTTCACAACACACCATTACATTGCGTGACGTGTCTTCAACAGAGAATCTCACTCTTCCATTGGGAGTAGGGAGACATCCTTTTGCACAAACTGACATCCAGTCTCCTCCCCCATCACCTTACAACCATGTTACAATATCTGATCCCACTTCTTCAGCGAAGAGCAGAAACTTTgtggaaatccaagatggcaggAATGGAACCACCAATATTACCACTGATTCTCTTCTCTCTTTAAAAGATGCCACATATGTTATCAACAGCACGGATGCCTCATGGCCTGCAGTTAATGATTTAGACATCTCAGAAGCACCATCCACAGCTAGCGGGAGCTACATGAACAGGCAGGTTCCAGCCACCACACAAGGCCCATGGGGATCTGGGAACCAGTCAGGTCCTGCGCTGGGTCCTTCTCATGAAAAATACACCATCTGCCTGGACAAAATGGACATTGTGTGGTTGGTTCTTGCCATTAGCGTGCCTGTCTCCTCATGCT CCGTACTGCTTACTGTATGCTGTATGAGGAAAAAGAAGAAGTCTGCTACTCAGGAGAACAATTTGAGCTACTGGAATGATGCCATCACCATGGATTACTTCACCCGCCATGCTGTGGAGCTCCCATGCGAGATACAATCACTGGAGACTGAG GAACAAGAGACGTGTCTGCCCCCTAACGGTGACTACAGCGACAGCGGCGTGGTTCTGGTTAACCCCTTTTGCCAAGAGACTCTCTTTATCAACAGAGACAAGGCTTCTGATATCTAA
- the LOC132124331 gene encoding transmembrane protein 108-like isoform X1: MQKARSGISENHEHFGGGAGPYDTMKRSLQVLPHQLLSVLLILSLPVGLVFSAEELDPNQTHRDLVSMSTRSRILTTLSPGPLGWHEGSSTGDLRIQSLASLEAISRPTTVSSSQTAKNTVPSAKFQTIQTTTVGVHSFGPRDHARLRISLSEAEVPQLTTRSMFNRTSSGFFTTKTQDQNFSTNTNKPSTIRRKQVNQSELSSVVHINQTAATGLNSRNQVTNSGSDHSFLSGTKIDVALDGKGLLGTTYTGEMGVKEPTDPIQHVPSSSLTSTFKTHKGQNTDKEASQHTITLRDVSSTENLTLPLGVGRHPFAQTDIQSPPPSPYNHVTISDPTSSAKSRNFVEIQDGRNGTTNITTDSLLSLKDATYVINSTDASWPAVNDLDISEAPSTASGSYMNRQVPATTQGPWGSGNQSGPALGPSHEKYTICLDKMDIVWLVLAISVPVSSCSVLLTVCCMRKKKKSATQENNLSYWNDAITMDYFTRHAVELPCEIQSLETEEQETCLPPNGDYSDSGVVLVNPFCQETLFINRDKASDI, encoded by the exons gtgTTCTGCTGATTCTGTCTTTGCCAGTTGGGCTGGTGTTCTCCGCAGAGGAGCTTGACCCCAACCAAACCCACAGGGACCTTGTCTCCATGTCAACAAGAAGCAGAATCCTCACCACCCTCTCACCGGGGCCCTTGGGCTGGCATGAGGGTTCCAGCACTGGGGATCTGCGTATCCAGTCACTGGCTTCTCTAGAAGCCATCAGTAGACCCACTACTGTTAGCTCTTCCCAGACAGCAAAGAACACTGTACCATCTGCCAAATTTCAAACAATTCAGACAACAACAGTAGGGGTGCATTCTTTTGGTCCCAGGGATCATGCAAGACTCAGAATCTCTCTTTCAGAAGCAGAAGTACCCCAACTGACCACTAGAAGTATGTTCAATAGAACAAGCTCTGGGTTTTTCACCACTAAAACCCAAGACCAGAACTTTAGCACTAATACCAACAAGCCGAGTACAATCAGAAGAAAGCAAGTGAACCAGTCGGAGCTCTCAAGTGTGGTCCATATAAATCAAACCGCTGCTACTGGGTTGAATAGTAGAAACCAAGTCACAAATTCTGGCTCAGATCATTCTTTTCTCTCAGGGACTAAAATTGACGTGGCCCTTGATGGCAAGGGCCTTTTGGGGACCACATACACTGGAGAGATGGGAGTGAAGGAGCCCACTGATCCCATTCAACATGTACCATCATCTTCATTGACTTCAACCTTCAAAACCCACAAAGGGCAAAACACGGATAAGGAGGCTTCACAACACACCATTACATTGCGTGACGTGTCTTCAACAGAGAATCTCACTCTTCCATTGGGAGTAGGGAGACATCCTTTTGCACAAACTGACATCCAGTCTCCTCCCCCATCACCTTACAACCATGTTACAATATCTGATCCCACTTCTTCAGCGAAGAGCAGAAACTTTgtggaaatccaagatggcaggAATGGAACCACCAATATTACCACTGATTCTCTTCTCTCTTTAAAAGATGCCACATATGTTATCAACAGCACGGATGCCTCATGGCCTGCAGTTAATGATTTAGACATCTCAGAAGCACCATCCACAGCTAGCGGGAGCTACATGAACAGGCAGGTTCCAGCCACCACACAAGGCCCATGGGGATCTGGGAACCAGTCAGGTCCTGCGCTGGGTCCTTCTCATGAAAAATACACCATCTGCCTGGACAAAATGGACATTGTGTGGTTGGTTCTTGCCATTAGCGTGCCTGTCTCCTCATGCT CCGTACTGCTTACTGTATGCTGTATGAGGAAAAAGAAGAAGTCTGCTACTCAGGAGAACAATTTGAGCTACTGGAATGATGCCATCACCATGGATTACTTCACCCGCCATGCTGTGGAGCTCCCATGCGAGATACAATCACTGGAGACTGAG GAACAAGAGACGTGTCTGCCCCCTAACGGTGACTACAGCGACAGCGGCGTGGTTCTGGTTAACCCCTTTTGCCAAGAGACTCTCTTTATCAACAGAGACAAGGCTTCTGATATCTAA